The sequence below is a genomic window from Deltaproteobacteria bacterium.
GGGAATCTCAAGCAGAGATTCGATGCGCGGGAAGCGACGTACAACGGCGTGTGGAACCTGAAAAACGTCGATATCCTTACCCTCGAAGGGCAACCGAGTATGGCAAAAGTGGCCGGCACATCACTTGAGCTCCCCGCGAGCTTCGACACCTTCTTCAGTTCCCAGAAGTCTCCCGCGGACATGAACTCGAGAGACCTGTCGCGGTACATCAGGGAGATAAAGCACAAGGGCTTCGACGCGCGCAGCTACCTCGTGGACTATCACTCGCGCTTCTCCTACCTCACCCTCAACCTGGTCATCATCTTCCTCGCAGCACCCTTCTCCCTGGTTGGACCGAGGAAGGGAGTCCTCATCACGAGCGTGGTCCTGTCCGTGGTGATCGGCTTTTCCTGCTGGGCCCTCTTTTCCGTTTTCATCGCCTCGGGCCGCAAAGGAATTCTCCCACCCCTGGCGGCCTCCTGGGCGCCCGTTTTGCTGGTGGCGGGGGTAGCTTACCTGGTCTACAAGAAGCTCCGGGTCTGAAGGTTTTTAAAGAAAAAGGGGATACCTGTCCTGTCTTGAGCAAAGCCCCCGAAGCTGCGGATCGTAATCCTGCCCTCACCGGGAACCTGAAATCCCCCGGCGATTGCAAAACGAGGTATCTTCAGGTCCCCTCCTGCCAGGACGATAGATATTCCCTCTGCCGCGCGGTGAGCCGGTCTATCTTCACGCCCATCGCGCGGAGCTTCATTTCGGCAATTTTCCTGTCTATCTCAGGGGGAACGCTGTGGACTTTATTCTCCAGCCCCTTTCCGGAGCGCACGATGAACTCGGCACTGAGGGCCTGGTTTGCGAAGGACATGTCCATGACGCTCGCCGGGTGGCCTTCTGCGGCGGCGAGATTGATCAACCGTCCCTCCCCGAGGAGAAAAATCCTTCTTCCGTTCTCGAGGGTGTATTCGACGACAAATTCCCTTATTTCCCTCTTTTTCACCGTGAGCTTTTCCAGGGCTTTGAGGTTGATCTCGACGTTGAAGTGACCGGAGTTGCATACAATCGCACCGTCTTTCATGAGCAGGAAATGCTTTTCATCAATGACATCGACATCGCCCGTAACGGTGCAGAATATATCCCCTTTCGGCGCAGCCCTGCTCATCGGCACCACCTGGAAGCCGTCCATCACTGCCTCCAGAGCCCTGAGCGGGTCGACCTCCGTTACGGTGACGTGCGCACCCATGCCCCTGGCCCTCAAGGCAAGCCCCTTGCCGCACCACCCGTACCCGGAAACGACGAACTCAGATCCGGCCATGAGCCTGTTCGTAGCCCTGAGGATGCCGTCGATGGTGGACTGCCCGGTGCCGTGCCTGTTATCGAACATGTGCTTGGTATGTGCCTCATTCACCGCAATGATCGGGTACTCGAGCACAGAAGAAGCGGCCATGCTTCTCAAACGTATTACCCCGGTGGTCGTCTCTTCAGTGCCCGCGACGACATCCTTCAGGTAGACCCGCTTTTGCCGGTGGATGGTGGAGACCAGGTCCGCCCCGTCATCCATGGTGATGTTCGGCTTGATCTCGAGCGCGTTCAATATGTGACGGTAATAGACCTTTTTGCTTTCACCCTTGATCGCATATAC
It includes:
- a CDS encoding adenosylhomocysteinase; its protein translation is MQKSHVASLRLSRTGEKRIEWAAMEMPVLKDIRDTFRREKPLGGVSVACCLHVTTETANLVIALKEGGAAVSLCASNPLSTQDDVAAALARNHDIFVYAIKGESKKVYYRHILNALEIKPNITMDDGADLVSTIHRQKRVYLKDVVAGTEETTTGVIRLRSMAASSVLEYPIIAVNEAHTKHMFDNRHGTGQSTIDGILRATNRLMAGSEFVVSGYGWCGKGLALRARGMGAHVTVTEVDPLRALEAVMDGFQVVPMSRAAPKGDIFCTVTGDVDVIDEKHFLLMKDGAIVCNSGHFNVEINLKALEKLTVKKREIREFVVEYTLENGRRIFLLGEGRLINLAAAEGHPASVMDMSFANQALSAEFIVRSGKGLENKVHSVPPEIDRKIAEMKLRAMGVKIDRLTARQREYLSSWQEGT